TCTTTGCTCACTGACATTTTCTTTAATTAACCAAGCccctatttattttcttatttaataaagtATTACTTAAGGTAAAACGACCAAAACTATATGTTGTTTTAATTGGATTATTATCTTTTCTcatataaataacatataaagTGTTGTGTGTCCAAATGCAAACGTGTCCAAATGTATTCAATAAACAACACATCTATTTTATCTAATTTAATAAGTCACCGTATgaagttttttattaattaattgaactTTAtaggataaaaaaatattatgtaaaggataaaaaaataaaattagggattttcataaagaaataaaaataaaaataacaacaaatacacCCGTTTGCACAGTCTTTTCCTCTCAAAGCCCCTTGCCAAGTATTCCACACCTCTATAAATGACAGTGATTTGTATGGAGTGGGAGGGAACTTCTGAAGCGCGCCTGGCTTGATGCTCATATTAAGAGAGTCAGATGCCTTTGCGGTGTTCAACATGAACCATGAGCTCTCATCAGAACCTCCCAAAATCTCTCATCACAATCTGCAATGATTACATGTGACTcaaaagaagtaaataaaaagaGTGAGCTGGTTTCACAGAGGATGGCGATTAGCTTAATTCTCGTGGCGGATATACAGAACCGTGATCAAGAGCATCACGGTGTGAATTAAACtttaaaaggatatttcaccACCAACAATGATGTCGGTTTTCCCCGTTTTGTTTCGTCTTTTGCATGTGCTGATTTTAACGAAAAGATACCTCTGTGTGGAAACTGATTTTTGTGAACCTGTTCGACTTGACCGTGAACATGTCCCAAGTTTTGACAAACCGAGCAAAGAACTTGTTGTTTACAGATTAAAAGCGTTTAATCAGGAATTCTATCTTAATCTTTTACCTGACACCAGTTTTCTGGCTTCTGACGGCGCATTTCACGACACCTCATCTCCAAGGGCGCTTACAGGGGATGATTTGAGAAGATGCTTTTACTCTGGTGATATCAACGCAGACATTAATTCATACGCAGCTCTCAGTCTGTGTGGAGGTGTCCGAGGAGCGTTTTCTTATAACGGGATGGAGTACATCATTGAGCGCAGAACAGCACCAGAACTGACCCCAGATGATGCTGGAAAAACGCACGTCATCCGCAGGAAAAATCTAAACGCTCAAAACACGACATCCAAGTGCGGAGTAACATCAAACCAGGAGGTTGTTGAGTCCTTAGAAAAGTACAAACATCTGAAAGGACACACGAAGAACTTGACTGAAACTTTGTTGAGAAGTATGAGCAGGTCGAAAAGATTCGCCTCTATCCCGAGATACGTGGAGGTGCTGGTTGTTGCTGATGAGTCTATGGCAAAATTTCATGGTGACGACCTGAAGCACTACCTTCTGACTCTTTTGTCTGTCACTGCAAAGCTGTACAAACACCCCAGTATCTTGAATGCCATCAGTATAGTGGTTGTAAAGCTTATGGTGATTAATGAGGCAGAAAAGGGACCCAAAGTATCCAGTAACGCAGCACTAACGCTGCGCAATTTCTGCACCTGGCAGAAGAAGCTCAACAAAGTCAACGACAAACACCCTGAGTACTGGGACACGGCTATTCTATTTACAAAGCAGGTAAGAAATGATGTTCACATATCTGGGTCAATGACTTTTTCGTCCGGATGTGTCAGTTAAGACATAAATAAATGGATTTCTGATTTGATGTTTTGGTATTTGGTCggaattaaacaaaacaatctcTAACTGATGCTGCTAGAAtgcataaaaaaagttaaaagttttgcTGAAAACATGTTTATATAATTTGGTATAACcttctgtaatattttaatacattgaTTAGGGGGtatggttcacccaaaactgaaaatcgccattcacttgtttcaaacatgttttacaTTCTTTCTACAgttgaacataaaaatatattttgaagaatgttggaaacctgtaacaattgtcTTCCATTTTTAAGTGAACCATCACTTTAAGCAGTTTTTGTAAAAAAGAATATTCATATAATCCTTAAATAAAATGGTGTAATTTCACAGGAAGCACATTTCTGTAAAATATAACCTTGattcataaatgtttatttactcactcttaagtcTTCCAAGATGTAGGTGAATATGCAGATGTCTTTGAAAGATAAAAAGCATATACAGGCAAGCAAAATTAATACCAATGGCTCCTGACAATAAATTAAGGTCTTTTAAAGTGAAAACTCTTGGGAAACAGCCTTGGCAAACAGTCCTGAGTGGATTCATGGCAGTCTGGAATGTGAGCTTCCACATAATGATGTATgcataaaatgaagaaataaatacattttgaatgaACTATGAACACATCCAACACATTtgagggaattttttttttaatacatgaaGCCAGCAATTACACAaagaatgcattttaaaatattttttccttaTGATTTCTCTTTATATTCTTTAACATCATGATTCACGTCGTACATAACTTTCCTTAGTTGTTCCTGGTATGGATGACTTTATTGTGCATTACATAGTTGAACAGTTTTGGAACAGCAGAAACAATTCTATACTAACGTCATGACATGCCATCTGGAtagaaaaaagtaaaacatttcagCAAATAAGGCTCGGGAGTGACCCATGCAAGAAAACATAATTTTCTACCATTTGATTCCAATATAAACCTAAAAGCACCATTACATCATCAGAAAGCTGAAAGCACACATCATGACttgttacaaaaacacactgaCTCAAGCAGTGGGCTGATCCAAGTCAGCTGTCATTACAACACTAACCGCTATGCCAAGTTACCTGCTCTGCACCtgttatttaacaaaacaatttaatCCATATGTTCATTTTACACATAAATAAAGCagtgaataaatactgtattgattaaaatattaaaggaacactccacctaCTTTGGAAATTTACAAGtcccctaaagttaaacagttgaatgtaatattcagcattttcaaaaacatcCAATCTGATCTCTATGTCTGatgggagcatttttagcttagcttagcttagcataaattgttGAATCAGATAAGGCCATtagcatatttaaaaaagaagtttgataattttcttttttaaagcttgactcttttgtagttacatcgtgtactatgttcaacagaaaataaaagaaGCTATTTAATAGGTCAACAATATGGCTTTGAATACTCTCATTCCAGTGTAATAACTAAGGAATTTTGCTGCTCTaaatggctgcagcaggcgcaacgGTATTACGAATCACTGTTACCAAGctagggactattttcaggcactgcgTAACATCATTGCATGATTATTATGCCAAAatataggaaaattattgaatctCTTTTAAGGTAATATATAAGCAagaggctaatggtctaatccaactcaatgatttatgctaagctaagctaagctaaaagtgctcccaccaagACAGGGGTCTaaatgcagacctggtgcagtgaaATCTGAGCTGCactcaatgctttttaatgttctcacctaaccctacccctcatgaTGATGTCACTAGCtgcattgagtgcattgtgtctgacattgtatcactgagatatgcagtctcagatTGCATCATCAGGACTGCATCCAGAAACTATTGTCCATCAGACCCAGACATAAgcttaaaacatgtaaaaatggttttaaaaatggtaaaactgaaccatttaactctaggtgacttgtaaaatttcCACCTATAAAGAGGAGCATTCCTTTAAAATACACAGAGCTGATGAAATTGCATGAAAAATATCTACCATTTTCTGTCAAGAAAATATTGGAATGTATTTAGACTTCCCAAACTTTCTCTCTCAAGGCTCCAGGTGGCTACATTATGATGTTCTCACACGGGTCCATCTGTCCTCTTTACTATGTTGTAACTACAGATGTTTACAAGCATTCTTGGCCACCCTCATTGGTCCACACCGCCCTGTGCTTCCAATTATGTCAATAGCCATTAACCATTTATTCAGATCGGACAAATCGGAAATAGacaattcacacacatatgctgTGGATCAGATCTAATCACTGGGGAAAGCTCAATCAGGAAGCATGGGGATTTGAAGCAATTACAGAGTTTAAAGGCGAGATTACTACTGTCGTCTTCGAACTGCTAATGAAACATTTGATGCTTGTTTACCATTAGTGCTTTCACACTACAATCATCCTCTTCACAGGACCTGTGTGGGGCCACTACGTGTGACACTCTTGGTATGGCTGACGTGGGCACCATGTGTGATCCTAAGAGAAGCTGCTCGGTTATTGAAGATGATGGCCTCCCTTCAGCCTTCACCACCGCACATGAACTAGGTGAGAGCTTTGTTTGGCTTTAAAGTCAGCATTTTGAGCAAAAACGTTGAATTTAAGGTCGCGTCTGGGTTTTCTCTATAGTGCCCATCCCAAAATTAAGTCGATACCTTAGGGCGATGGGATTTTGATGACTTCTGAAATTCTATCTCCGATTCCTTGAtctttaaacatgaatgttgtgCCAGCTGTTCCTGAAAAAGAGCCCTGTCATGCTTTATTATGAATTTAGTAGAACAATGACAACTGCGTTCAAGCGTTTTCCACATCTCTTGATCCCTGTGAAAACAAAGGTTTAATAAATGACAGATGGGAAAACATTAGCAGATGCTGAGAAAACCATGCTGACCAGGGCTGGTCCATCAGTGCCATCCTTATATGGTGCGCACAGACCTGTTAAACtctttgtaaatatttgaatGCGCTAGTCATGATACTTCTTAGAAACAAATCGATGATATGCTgcatacaacaacaaaaatgcagCACAGAAGAacaatttaaaatcttaaatctcTCGTGACATCAGatttaaatttacattattacatttagatGATCTCAAAGATtttttcggaaaaaaaaaatcattttctgcttatgataaataaacaattgtctttttaactgtaaaaaaactgtataaattgTACTGTAAAATCTGTTACCTGTGTAACAGTAAGTTTCCCTACTATACAGTTAggttcataaatatttggacatcgacacaattcatCCAAATAAGGTGTACGATGTAGGAAttgcaacagtttgcatatgtgcctccaacttcttaagggtccaaaagtaattggacaaaataataatcggtcacactttattttgatggtccatttgttgaatttaagttacattgcaactaattctcattagaatataagtagactgttaggttggggtttagATTGGGGTTAAGGTTACTGTAAGTTGACATGAACTTGCAAAGTTTCAATAGTCAGCTAAATGTCTGTTAAGTGTCTgtgtcaacagatattaagcagacagtctactaatactcatatggaccttcaaaataaagtgttacctaatcaGTGTCGGGCTGTAGcttcgctacaagtagtgacactactagcttaacaACATTTCTCAACATTTCTCATGTGAGGCCGGTGTCTTGCCGATAAAAGTAAATCCacatgatggcgagaatgacgatttcttctttttcctgttttacggtgttcGACAACAacgtttttggtgcgttactggcACCTCTGGTTGGTGACGTCGCCAaccgaaacttgcttgatggaaagatgactgagggagaggagttatttctaaagcaggattcctcgtgactatacctcgagaagtacatgttaagatgcaataacttaatttctgatgctgtgctcaaaaatactattattattatacacacacacacacacacacacacacacacacacacacacacacacacacacacacacacacacacacacacacacacaatataatgcttattccaaaatatttccctttactataaattactatagtattttaaaggtgtaacacctggttttattagattttttttttagctgttatatactataatttgtttctgtttagtaaagcatattatttacagtaaataactgaactgaactattatGGCTCATTtgatgttacatctaatgttaataaatgtttagcCCATAACTTTAGTGCCGTGTGTTTTACCAAGATGGTGTTTAGTAGTGTGAATAACACTTAGTGACTTGCACAAAATTGTATTCTCTGTTGTGGATAAGCTGTTTGTGGTGCACTTTGGTTCATCATACCGTATTTCTTATCACCACTTGCTTTCATTGAAGTTGTTGTCTGTGTTTTACAAAGGAACAATGTGTAGATGTTAATATTTCAATATGTTGTTGTAATTTACAGTTtatctcagtcactttggtactacctgttcaatcttcacatcattgtgttacttgtgcacatcaaaaaagcccccccccccccccataataTTTTGTCATGGATCATTTTTCATGcatttccattagactttttGTTCTAAATCGGTATATAGTTGGTAAATTTCTCCTAAGTGATtcttgactttttctaatgaagggTCATCTCAAAGGAAATTCCTATCatcacatttctacttttgtttagtcttttcctttctgtatcacaatgccatgatctggcaacaaattacagtacaaacagcaaaaaaaaaaggcataGTTTACATCAGAATAGCCCTCCAGAATACACATTGTATTGACAAGATGAATAAGTAATGTCTTATCCATACACAGCGACACTAGGACTTTTAATTCTGATGGCACTGACACATTCATTGACACAGAAATGTAGTTTTGAAGGATGAACTGAGGATTTTGAGCAggagactggcttttgcaggtaatccatgcTGTTTTGCAATTTGTATGTGCTGTTTTGAGATTGTACTGTACTTCCCAACAAACACAACGTTGCCTCAACGTAGCGACCTTCATACAACATTATACCAACCTTGTAAAAAGGTTGAGGGTCTACGTTGTTGCTGAAGGTTGTCACAACAGTGTCATAATGTTGGCATTTAAACGGCCGTTGCTTTAGGTTGTGCTTAGGTGGTATGGACGACCACTGTACCACATTTACTAGTTATCaataaatcagtttaaatttcaaCAGAGCGTTGGGTGTCTCATTCAACAATGACAGAGGAGATGGGAGTATTGCTTTATATCTTCTTGCTAAATAAGACATCAGTGATCATTTGTGTGGTCCTGTTGTGTCAAGCTCTGATCTGTCATAAGTCAAAATCTGAATGATTTTGACTTATGGCTGCTGTGGATCCATCTCTGAACTAGATTCTCTGTTGGATTTGTTTAATTCTTTGACTGCTTTCTCCAAACCAACAATTATGCTTGGTCTTTGGCTGCGCTCCCTGGTCTGCTGTATTCTCCAGTCCAGAGCTTCGATGCCCAGTGTCTGCATTttgctttcttgtttgtttactttactctctcaattgacattttaatttagcctacccttttagtttaattatatatagttaattatgtaataaaatctaaacaattttttttactgtttgcttataattagatgtgtactgtatgtaaaaatatgaaatatataataaaaaagtttgattATATTCATTTGTGTGGCACTTTTACACTTAAAAGTTAATACAtgcagttattttattaaaaaggaaaaatgaatgaacaatatttaatattaagcaatactggaaaattattactgcttatcctgtattctaggcagtattgataaaccaggacaataaaacattaatacatgTAGTAAGAACATCGTCTCATGGTTGCTGAATGTTACAGGACAACATTGCTACAGCCTTCTCATGTCTTACATGTCTACATCGTGACAATGTAGCGAGCACGTAAGTACTTTGAAAAAATGCTACATTGCACAGACATCGCTACAACGTAGACGTATTTGTTGGGTCACTGTTTTGCAAAATTTCTGACAAAcataccaaagcgactgagaaaaactgtaatgaaatacggtagtttactgtaaacttAGAATTGTTTCTATCACATTGTTAACAGCCAAATTCCGGCAACCAGTCATGCATTTTcaggtttttgtttgtgtatccTGTATGCCAGCAAAAGACTGACACTATCTAAAGATAGTGTGCACAAAGTGAATACAAAATGACCATATGACCCATATGAGTTGATGAATAAATATGTTCTTAAACGAAAAGATAGTTTATaagaaaaatactaataatttatttaacttaagATATTTACACAACTGATATTATATGACAATGTTAGCATAAATGCTTTGAGatttgtaacactttataaaaattaaatgacaatgtccaaaaaaaaatattgtatgtaAAATCTCATAACTGATTTGCACTGTGTGGtgaagatagatagacagacagacagacagacagagaaagacTAAGGTAGTTTGATCGTATCTGTGGCTCTCCTCCAGGTCATGTCTTCAGCATGCCACATGACAATGTGAAGGCCTGTGAGGATGTATTTGGAAAGCTGAAGGACAATCATATGATGTCTCCAACACTGATCCAGATTGACCACCACACACCCTGGTCTGTGTGCAGCGCTGCCATCATCACTGACTTCCTGGACTCTGGCCACGGTGAGTTCGACCGCAGTTCTGCAATTCACTCTGACACGTTTATCTCTGGAATATCGAACGAATACACCAAGGATATTCTCAGCTACATGAATCAAACATGTACTGTACTGCTGTCTAGGCGACTGTCTTCTGGATCAGCCCCAGAAGCTTATGGCTCTTCCAGAAGACCCTCCAGGCATCAGCTACTCTCTAGGCCGTCAGTGTGAGCTGGCATTTGGCTCCGGATCCAAGCCTTGTCCCTACATGCAGGCCTGCTCCAAACTGTGGTGTACCGGGAAGGCTAAGGGTCAACTGGTTTGCCAGACGCGCCACTTTCCCTGGGCTGATGGCACTACTTGTGGAACCAACAAGCTGTGCTACAGGGGGACTTGCACTGAAAAGCAAAATACCTTCAAAAACAAGGTGAGCAAGATGTGAATACATACCTGGCCCGGTTCTATGATAGCATAAATGTAGAGGCATTTCAAAAACTTGGTGGGGCAGCATTATTTAGTAATAGTTGGCCAAAACtacatgtaaaataaagctatttTGATTCTcttaaaggctgcatttacactgcatggttcaaatGACCCAAAGATGATGTAaacaggtcatcaaaaaaatcagatacagtcacaaaatcagaattgaccatcaagatctgcggTGTAAATGCGGCCTTTGATTAGAAACGAAATTGTATGTTAATACGAATCATTTAAAGGATGCTTTATGtcctgtaaaaagaaaaaaatcatcagGATCATGAAATATCTACATCTGAAATCACTCTTGAAATCCAAatcatgtaaaaattaaattatttagtaCTACTATTTTAAAACAACCATTTTAAAACAAGCATAAATGCAAACATGATGGccacaatacaaaataataaccAAAAAGTTTACATACCCTTAATACTTAATTCTTAAGGTGTTTTAAGTCACCTAGATGATCAAAAGCTTTAAGGATTCACTGATGCTCCAGTAGGAAAAATGTTGCAAATGGGGGTGTAAACATTTAAACACAGTGATTGTTGGTAATCGCTTTGATTTTTGTTCAGAGATAGTTTTGTATGCAGTACTGCCCTTCATAAGCTACATAAAATATTCACATAATTCCCAGAAACCCTCCTCCCCAACCATTCTGTGCAAAAGCTTGTATCTCTGAATATTTACTGGATCCTAATGAATATGAAATGCAGTTTAATGTGTCCCTCTAAAGAAGATTTGTAATCCTACACTTAATGAGTCCCTCAGTTGTCACCAATATAGAAAGACGGTCCTCGAAATCATAAAGCCACCTATGGAAACTGGAATACTGCTTCATTAGTATAAATGGagatttttctttatatattatgGACTGTAACAACATgctgtaggctcattctgaaaacatggtcctatatacatttctggagatcgagaattatgtagccagagctacatatggctgcatttcatctttaaaaagctttcccgatgttaccagtttgttcggtagctcgacatgtatgtctgcagacttgagaagcagagtggagttgactgtgacaacggggtttgagtccggtgaagaacgcctccagaaagctggtaagacaaaacagaagccaaaaaaataaacaagtaaataacagggtggaatgtggtaaaatctgaaacatggtaaaaatcaggctaccgtaaggttttttttttctggattgcttttgaaaacacttttgggtTTACTTTAGGGTTTGGAGAAGGGGGTGATTGGTTCAATCGatggttttaaaaacactattggttgggtctaGGGAAGGAGTATGGTGGGGGAtaggtcggttggtcagtcagtcagtcgacagcggcttctggtggatttacatgagaacagcgggtgcgaatggcactcgcgggagaAATTTGGGATCTGAAAAAGCGTCCACATTGGCCTCtgcaaaaacaatgaaaaaaacataGCGCCTGTGACGTAtttggctctctccagaaatgtatatggggtacgtaatcagaatgagcctggcttgacAAATGCTCTTGATTCGTACTTCTGGACATATGTTAGTCATGTCTAGATATGCAATAAGTCCACAATCTTTAGGTCAGttcaatttttaatgtttttgatagAAGACAAAAGCATAATTTAAAATGTCTTGTAAAATGTCATAGTTGTTTAATTTTCCATAATTTTCCTCAATCTTGTCATTATTCTGAAGTGTGTTGACTTTCTCCACAGGTAGATGGCCGTTGGGGCCGATGGGGTTTGTATGGCCCATGTTCCCGTTCATGTGGAGGAGGAGTGCAGCTTGCCAAACGGGACTGTAACAATCCTGTCCCTGAAAATGGGGGCAAATACTGCCAAGGCCTGAGAGTGAAGCATCGCTCCTGCAACTTAGAGCCTTGTAAAGACTCAGGTAAACAACAAATCtgtcattatatttaaaaaaaaaggtcacactttattttgatggtccgtttgttgaattaagttacattgcatctacgtgtacatgacaactaattctaattagattataagtagattgttagggttggggtttgggTTATGGTTAGTGTTAAGTGTAACGTGTAAGtgcacatgtacttgcaaagtttcttatagtcagttaaatgtctgttgaaggagcggtacagtatcaacagatattaagcagacagtctactaatactcaaatggaccatcaaaataagtgtTACCAAAAAGTAGTATACAAATAGTATTCTCAACATGAAAATTCATGCCTGATGATGATTGTGACAGGGAAAACGTTTCGAGAGGAGCAGTGTGAGACGTTCAATGGCTTTACACTGAACACTAACAGACTGAGTCCATCTGTGGTTTGGGTCCCGAAGTACTCGGGAGTCTCTGTTAAAGACAGATGTAAGCTCATCTGCAGAGCCAACGGCACCGGATACTTCTATGTCCTTGCGCCAAAGGtaaataaattgatttatttgCTTAAATATGGAAAAGTTGTTTGACATATGCAGGAGAAGTTCTGTATCTCTTATCTCATGAAATGAATGACATGGTATTCCAAAGCAAATAAGATACCTTTAAAAAGTGACAGCGAGAGCTTAAATCACAGTAAAAGCCCAGGCTCACTGGAAATATGTGCTACAACATACATTGTTACgaattgtaaaatacattgctcctgGTACATTTCATTCCATTCCACTAGAGGGTGCAGTGTAAATGTttgaaatacattacttttgttgTAATTTTGTTGAACGTTTCAGATAGACGTACTTGTACATGTCCATGTGGTTTTCATACAGATCACCTAGCGAACTTCTGACCTAAACTCTTTtatctagaaactgcagtcaaatatgTTTAAGTgcatttttgcagtttcacaaaattGTAGCCTAAAGCACGTATTTCCTTTAAAGCAGCGATCACACTGCACTTCTATTTATACGCATGCAAACGCGGCAGACCAGGAACGCAAGCTTGCGCAAGTTTCGTATGTTGCTGCATTTGAAGATCAAGcatggtaaactctgacctgcaaaatcgtatcacatgattgtgtgagaccaatagaaaaccaaaacatgacctctctgtacagaaatgtaaactaGAGCAATCGctaacttttttaatgtctaataagcttgtttaatcctgcacctttaagaagcgctgcatgacagaatttcacatacTCAAACTCAAGTGTAATCGTGGCTTGAGACTGTGTTGGAAAGACTTGTAGAATCATCAATAAGCTATACAGCTGTATCATATTTAGTCAGTTACACAACTATTGGTAACTATGTTACGATACAGTATGTTGTTTTGAAACTATGTTCTGTTTCAGGTTGTCTTGGATTCTTTCTCTCTGTATAGCTTTGATTAACCTCAGATTTGATTATGTGCTCATTTACTTCTACAGCTACAAGTGATTCAACAGTAACCAGAGAGATTacgttttaattttaaacaaacaagGCTGTTTGAAATGAtggctgatttaaatgtttataagaCCT
This genomic interval from Danio aesculapii chromosome 15, fDanAes4.1, whole genome shotgun sequence contains the following:
- the LOC130241932 gene encoding A disintegrin and metalloproteinase with thrombospondin motifs 15: MMSVFPVLFRLLHVLILTKRYLCVETDFCEPVRLDREHVPSFDKPSKELVVYRLKAFNQEFYLNLLPDTSFLASDGAFHDTSSPRALTGDDLRRCFYSGDINADINSYAALSLCGGVRGAFSYNGMEYIIERRTAPELTPDDAGKTHVIRRKNLNAQNTTSKCGVTSNQEVVESLEKYKHLKGHTKNLTETLLRSMSRSKRFASIPRYVEVLVVADESMAKFHGDDLKHYLLTLLSVTAKLYKHPSILNAISIVVVKLMVINEAEKGPKVSSNAALTLRNFCTWQKKLNKVNDKHPEYWDTAILFTKQDLCGATTCDTLGMADVGTMCDPKRSCSVIEDDGLPSAFTTAHELGHVFSMPHDNVKACEDVFGKLKDNHMMSPTLIQIDHHTPWSVCSAAIITDFLDSGHGDCLLDQPQKLMALPEDPPGISYSLGRQCELAFGSGSKPCPYMQACSKLWCTGKAKGQLVCQTRHFPWADGTTCGTNKLCYRGTCTEKQNTFKNKVDGRWGRWGLYGPCSRSCGGGVQLAKRDCNNPVPENGGKYCQGLRVKHRSCNLEPCKDSGKTFREEQCETFNGFTLNTNRLSPSVVWVPKYSGVSVKDRCKLICRANGTGYFYVLAPKVVDGTPCSPDTSAVCVQGKCIKAGCDGKLNSNMKFDKCGVCGGENRNCKKVSGMFTKPIHGYNFVIALPIGAANVDVRQRGYRGLVNDDNYLAVKNLHGKYLLNGNFVVSAVEKDIIVKGSLLRYSGTGTSVETLQTSRPLKESLTVELLSVGKMTPPRVRYSYYQTVGNKESKIFKKEERIPAQNSVLEDSNKVELKKPVYQTPSYKWVTADWSKCSVSCGNGVQSRLTQCLGSDGKMATNCDGSQKPSSMRVCGDPCPTWSIGEWSSCSKTCGKGFKRRPLRCITQTGQFLPRDHCSGKKKPQELDFCTIRSC